From Rhodopseudomonas palustris, a single genomic window includes:
- a CDS encoding secondary thiamine-phosphate synthase enzyme YjbQ produces the protein MKSYRKELWFQTPGRRAFINITGEVEQALRDSGVREGLVLVNAMHITASVFINDDESGLHADYDKWLEQLAPHEPVSSYRHNRTGEDNADAHMKRQVMGREAVVAITEGRLDFGPWEQIFYGEFDGGRRKRVLIKIIGE, from the coding sequence ATGAAGTCGTATCGCAAGGAGCTGTGGTTTCAGACCCCGGGGCGGCGGGCGTTCATCAACATCACCGGCGAGGTCGAGCAGGCGCTGCGTGACAGCGGCGTGCGCGAGGGGCTGGTGCTGGTGAATGCCATGCACATCACCGCGTCGGTGTTCATCAACGACGACGAGAGCGGGTTGCACGCCGACTACGACAAATGGCTGGAGCAGCTCGCGCCGCACGAGCCGGTGTCGTCCTATCGCCACAACCGCACCGGCGAAGACAACGCCGACGCGCATATGAAGCGCCAGGTGATGGGCCGCGAGGCGGTGGTGGCGATCACCGAAGGCCGGCTCGATTTCGGCCCCTGGGAGCAGATCTTCTACGGCGAATTCGACGGCGGCCGCAGGAAGCGTGTGCTGATCAAGATCATCGGCGAGTAG